AATCAGTAGCATTATAATACATGAATGAGTTATTAATAGTAGTGGTAAAGTAAAAATGGAAAAATAAACATACTGATACAAATGTGTTTTTTACTTGGCATAATCTTGACAATCTCATACTTATGATCTGTAAATAAATCAAGAAAATAGAAATAGCATAAGTATTAATACATTTGATAATCGTTGGTGGTAATTTCGGACAGTGTACTCATGAATGGGTTAATTTGGGCAAAAAAAGTATTTGTTTGCCACCCTAAACCAAGTCTGACCCTTTGAGCCCATCATCAACATTGACCCGTCAATCTGAACCGTATGACCCTATACCCAACCACCAATCTAGCAACCAAACTATAACGGATACCTGGAAAAACACCAGCAAACCCGTCGACTTTCTTAGTGAGTTCATCAACGAAAAGGACTGCAACCAGCTGATCCTTATGATTGCTAAGCAAAGATGATGATGGGTACATATTGACACCCATCCCAAGGCGTCTTCCTGTCTTCTTAGCAATGGCCAGTTGATCACCTGAAATTTTGCATGTCAGAGTTATACTCGAGATAGTAACAAAGGTGGGAATCTTGACCCATTTACATATGAGTAGGTCTACGTGGATAGTCAGTAATGTTTTGACCCATTTACATACCTGTGATCATCTTAACACTCACTCCAAGGTCTAAAGCCCTTCTAATCGTCTTTGCACTATCATGACGAGGTGGATAAAAAAGGGAAGAAGGCCTACAAATTCCCACGGAGAACCGGGATTATCTTTGCTATTAGCAGGTACTTCCTGTACGTAAAATAAAAGCGTTGCACCAAGAAAAAAACATTAAATAAAGAACACATATGAAAGGAATAAAAAAACTTATAATCTAAAAAGATGTTATTTGTTACCTGGCGAGCTACTCCAAGAGAGCAAAGTCCACATTCGGCAAATGTTGCAATAATCGAGTGTACCCAATTTTCTATCTCGGATTCTGTTTTTCGCCAGATTCAAAATCTAATAATCATATGAAAGAAAATGGAATTAACATTTGAAAATAATTTGTATATGATTTGTGATATACATTGATTGGTTATTGAGTTTAACATGTAGACAAATGTAGTAACTTAGACAGGTGATACAAAACAGTTATCCATTGAAATAGGTTTTTTAGTATGATTAAATTTGGGCCAGCTCATGATGGTTAAACCATAAACTTTCTTTTGTCCAGTTACAATTTGTTATATAAAAAACTTAAGTGTTAATTATGCTTACAAAGAAATTCAATGACAATGACTAATTTAGTTTGGGAACTTTCACTCGGTTCTCTTTTTAGAAAATAATCTTAGATGCGACCCATTTGAGATAACGGATACCTGGAAAAAACACCAGCAAACCCGTCGAATTTCTTAGTGAGTTCATCAACGGAAAGGACTGCAACCAGCTGATCCTTATGATTGCTAAGCAAAGATGATGATGGGTACATATTGACACCCATCCCAAGGCGTCTTCCTGTCTTCTTAGCAATGGCCAGTTGATCACCTAAAATTTTGCATGTCAGAGTTATACTCGAGATAGTAACAAAGGTGGGAATCTTGACCCATTTACATATGAGTAGGTCTACGTGGATAGTCAGTCATGTTTTGACCCATTTACATACCTGTGATCATCTTAACACTCACTCCAAGGTCTAAAGCCCTTCTAATCGTCTTTGCACTATCATGACGAGGTGGATAAAAAAGGGAAGAAGGCCTACAAATTCCCACGGAGAACCGGGATTATCTTTGCTATTAGCAGGTACTTCCTGTACGTAAAATAAAAGCGTTGCACCAAGAAAAAAACATTAAATAAAGAACACATATGAAAGGAATAAAAAAACTTATAATCTAAAAAGATGTTATTTGTTACCTGGCGAGCTACTCCAAGAGAGCAAAGTCCACATTCGGCAAATGTTGCAATAATCGAGTGTACCCAATTTTCTATCTCGAATTTTGTTTTTCGCCAGATTCAAAATCTAATAATCATATGAAACGAAAATGGAATTAACATTTGAAAATAATTTGTATATGATTTGTGATATACATTGATTGGTTATTGAGTTTAACATGTAGACAAATGTAGTAACTTAGACAGGTGATACAAAACAGTTATCCATTGAAATAGGTTTTTTAGTATGGTTAAATTTGGGCCAGCTCATGATGGTTAAACCATAAACTTTCTTTTGTCCAGTTACAATTTGTTATATAAAAAACTTAAGTGTTAATTATGCTTACAAAGCAATTCAATGACAATGACTAATTTAGTTTGGGAACTTTCACTCGGTTCTCTTTTTAGAAAATAATCTTAGATGCGACCCATTTGAGATAAAGCACTCGCAATGCATGGATACCTATTCCGGTGCACCTTTGAGCCCCACTATTCTATCAATAACAGTATATTCTTCAATAAAAAATCAAGGGATACCTCTGCATCTCAAAAACTCAGTAACCCAACTACAAAGAAGACCCACTAACCAACTATAGCTGCAACATTGACCCAAACCCAATTTGCCTTTATAACCTTGACCAATATCAGCATTATAACAATAACAACATTCCGTAACTTCTTTATAATATCCACTTGAATAAAAACATTTCGAAATGttgaaaataaaataaacaaaaacaaACCTAAGGAACCCTCTGTTTTAGCACCTTTTTTCGTCAAGATCTCCAACAAAAGCCTGTATTCAACCGAAAGCGAAATCTGTTAACAAAATTGAATAATAATTCGATTGAACAACTCGATTGATTGAACTGCATTTGATTCGCTACACATGTAATCtgacaaaaaaaaaatacaaatcagAAAAGAAAAATACAAACCCTAAATCGCGTCAAAAATacaaatcacaaaaaaaaaatacacGCCGTCAAAAATACAAATACAAAAAAAAATACAAATCACacaaaaaaataatatacaaaCCTCTGATTGAAACACCGTAAACCCTAAATCGTTCCAAaccctaaattgatgcaaacacaCGTCGTCTTCATGTGTATTCCAGCCACCAGATGATTTCCGGGGATTCGAAGAAACTGACGTACCAGCGAGTTTAATTATACCGgagatattatataaaaattgtACCATTCGGTTCGTAAAATTGTAGGGAATAATTCTGTTGTAGCGGCAACGGCGATTATGAACGCCGGAGACGATAATCGCCGGTGTAATTGTGTAGGTTGTGAGAAATttgaaagagagagagagaaagtgTACCGTGATTTATTCCGTATGATTTATAATTAAATTAGGTTAATGGGCTTTTTGATTGGGACACGCGTTATTTTATTGTAATTAAGCCAAATAATTCTGATTTAATGAGAGAATTACACGTGGATTAAGAGGGTGAAAGTGAACTACGGCTGACACGTGGCAAATAAGCTCTTGCTTTATGTGAGAAAGGGATTAGGTAAGTCACGGGTTTAAGTTAGGTACACACGGGTATTAGTGTGTagtcacgggtatagatatatcacgggtgtaataattaGGTAAACACGGGTATAACTGTATAGTCACGGGTTATAATTAATTTTTTATCCGTtagctaaaacccaatgtattttatcttaatataattcaatgattggttaaaaattatttatatatttgaaaCTTTTTaaattcttgacgtcatacctagttggtgtgtttcatataatacttattattatatctttaaattaaataatatatgtCTTTTACTGAAAATATGAGTGTTTAAATTAATTTTCCTCGAGTTTAATTTAAGAATATCTTACTTAATTAAAATGATCTtaaaactcaattattatataaaataacatTTAAAATAAGTATTCATACGTTTCATTGCCTGAAAAGATATTTTTTCTGGtatcactaaccgtagtgttttaaaaaaatattaaaaagtagtataaaaatttcttacaactaggatctaaatagtgactagaaatatatacgaatctagtgatgtcgaaattcaatttaattatttattatatatttttatttatcattttatttttaaataaagtatttatatatctttcataagttattagtttcaattattaactttattattactaattttaaaaattttcTAGTGATAAATTAGCACATATCAAAAGTAGTATGTTCTTtaatatagaaaaaaaaagatttgGCTTGGAAAAATCATTGAATTTAACAAATGGatgttaagtatttaacggaaaaagtcgagttattacataagattttcagtTTTTTATAAAATTGATGTGTATGGAGAATGTATGTATTTTAGTTGTTTGAAAAATAAATTGAGATAATTTGATATTTGTAGATAAGTTgaaattttaaatttataaaaaatatattttgaaacGATAATAATACCGTTTGAACAAATGATCAATATCATTTACCAATTATAGAACGACACATGGCCCGGACACGTTATATTCCCGTCACTTGCATGTGGGACATCACACTAGCGTCAACCCTAACGCCGTGTTAGGAGTGTCATATGATGTCAGATCGGTCAAATCACAGGCTCTTTTGCTTTGTGACACCGGGTTAAAAGCAGTCTTAGTTCATGGTCAAAAATGTAATTTCTTTACAATTGACCACAAGCCATAGGGTAATATGTTGAACATCTTCAAAACCTTAATAATCTTTCAGTCCCAAAAATTAGCCGGATTACAGTGCAGCACATTGACTCACCATGAGCTCATCGACTAGGGTTTTTGGTGCGATTTTACACAGGTTCTCAACTGGTGTTACCATCAAATCCTCCAGTTCATTCCCCATTCAAGGTTAAACCCCTTTCCAATCTTTTAAAATCTAACTTTACTTTATTTAATCATATTTCGACAATATTTCAACTGGGTTTTTGATATTACTATTAAAGATTTCAACTTTTGTAAGTATTAACTATACAATCATTGTTCATTGCTAaaataatttttttcgttttttgtgtGTTTAGGGGTTGTCAGGTTAAACAATGATTTAATATCTTCTTCATCAAATTACTCATCTTGTGCAAAATTGGTTACTCCAGTTGAGTTCAAATCTTTGAATTCTGTTAGAAATATTTGGACTCGTGGTCCGCTTTGTATGGGAAGGAGGTCTGCCAAAATTGCAGGCAGAAAGGTAAGGTCATTTATAATAACCTTTTACTCCAGAAATTTTATTTGATAGTATTTTGATGATAAATTTTGTTAGTAATATTGGGTATAATTTGTGGTTATAGTGAATACTAGGATTAAAAGTTTGCTATATTTGTGATTATAGATTACTAGTTGAATTTTGAATGTAGAACTTTATACGTTTGAATGTAGAACTTCATTTAGAACCGGTACTCATCGTCTAACTTTAGAATCCGGGGATGATATCAAGTAGTTATTTTTTACGGAAGAGGATAATTTGATAGGGCATGAAAGTTTAACACTAGTGTTAGTTTGAGTAAGGTTTTTTTATTTCTTAATCATTTCTTATTAGGCCTAATTGTAGGGTGCTCAAGATGCAAAGAAAATGAAGCTCTATGCGAAAGTCGGAAAGGAAGTTGTCTCAGCGTAAGTTTCTAAAATTCGGTAGCTAACTAGCTATGTATTCCTGTGGAtcttgaaacatataatttatcttGTGCATGACCCTTTAGGTACATACGAAAGCTGTTTTCAGATATCATCTTGTTTATGTGTATCTTTTCAATTAGACTCTGAACTTTCTGCTTTGCTATACGGTTTCACAACACATGGATGGATGTTACGACACATgttaattgttaagtattaagcaaCATATAGAAACTAGAAAATTTTAACAGGGTTTGGTTTTAATCGCACCTAGTCTGCTGGGACACCCTCAGATACAGAACCAATATCAATATGTAATCAACATTGGTCATTGAATATGACCATTTAGTTGGTGACTGAATATATGAAGTCTATACCTAGTCTTCATGATTATATCTTCACTTTCATAGTTttaaatatgaagaaaaagttttattAGTCACAAAGTTATCTCActaaaatataataatactattagtgtgaagaaaggtggtccAAGTCCAGTATCAAATACAGCTCTTGCAGCCATTCTTGAAAAAGCTAAGGAGCTTGATGTACCAAAAGACATTTTGGAAAGGAACATTAAAAGAGCTTCTGATAAGGGCCAAGAAGACTACATTGAGAAAGTATACGAGGTATTAATGACATcactttacacacacacacacacacacacacacacacacacacacttgtaAAAGTCGGCCGCTTCTGCCGACGCATCATTTTGGAGACTAGCCCGTCCCAACTCGCCAAAAAACGCCTTAAAAGTCAGTCAGTGCTAAAAAGCTGGGTCAAAGTCGGGCTGAATCGGCCGGGTCGGGCCGAGTCAGGTCTGAGTCGGTAAAAGTTAGTGAAAGTTAGGTTAAGAGTTTTATGTTTTTTAAAAATTAGATTTTGTGCCATAtatctatgtttgaaatatttatgtgttatatgtgtgtgtgtgtgtgtgtgtgtgtatatatatatatatatatatatatatatatatatatgtttaattcatttattattaaaagtcAACGTTGATTAACGCCCGATTCGTCCCCAACTCGACCGACTCGTCTCTCCAAGGTCCTGACCGACTCGTCTCCGACTTGCAACTTTTACAACCTAGCACACACATTTCAATTTTATGTATGATTGAATTTGCCAGTAATGATTATATCATCTATAAGTTGGTGTATATTCAATAATGGCAGGTATACGGTTATGGCGGAGTTGGTATAATAGTTGAGGTTTCAACGGATAAAATAAATAGGTCAGTGGCGCTTGTAAGACAAGTGGTGAGGGATTGTGGTGGAAAGATGGCCGATCCTGGATCTATTTTGTTTAAGTTTAAACGGGCTCGAGTTGTGAATGTTAAAGCTGCAGATGCTGATAAGGACCAGCTTCTGACAATTGCTTTGGATGCTGGTGCCGATGATGTCATCGAACCTTACATGGATGAAGATGACACCGATGAAGAAAAGGCTGAAAGGTATCTATCTATTCGGCTTTTCACTAATTTAGATGTGGTATGGGTCGAAATGGTTTTGGGCTGCAATGGGTTGTCCCAAAATAACTGCCCCATTTGACTTTTTAAAGTCATTCTTTcataactttgactttaaatattcttGTTTGTTATGTATAATATCCGTTGAAATTTATGTGAATGGAGTAGTTATTAAAAGTGTTTTCATTCGTATAATTTTCAAcatatattatataacacaaacaaaaatatttaaagtcaaagttgaaagATAATGACTTCAAAAGTCATACTAGGACGGTTATTTTGGGACGGAAGGAGTATGATAACAATAGTGTATGGTCATATActtttttgagtaaaatgatttaggACGCTTTATTTTTCTTTGGCGAAAAACAAGAATTATATTAAAATAGATCGAATAGATCTAAAATTGATACAATTTGACTTAGACTCAGACGTGTATTTGATAAATCCTATGATCTATTTGACACATCTGTTGAAACTAGACCCGAATACAAACTCATTGCACAAGTACAAACCTATCGAAAAGATTTAGGACGCTTTATGCCTTATCATCCATCACATGCAATTATAACTCGAATTTTTGAATTTACCTGTTTGATACATGACTGGTAGGACTTGTACCACAAACATTTACCGAATTTATTTAGTCAGAAGTAAATGGTCCCACATTCCCGTTTCTTAAAAAGATActccgtatattattatttttggttGATGTATGATGTGATCTCCggttctttattagtattatttcctATTGTGGCCCATTAAGTTATACTACCTGCGTCCCAATTCTATAGTCCAGTATTtctttttgggatgtcccaaattaattgttcacttccAAAAATGGTAAAGAATAATGTGATAAAGTTCTTTTATGCCCCTGCTTTATACATGTAAGACAAAAAGATAGGTAAAAAGTAAAGGGTAAAATTGCAAAGTGACCAGAAAAGTACATGTGACAGttactttttcttaaactgtgtgtttattatctggggacaatagatttgggacagAGGGAGTATAATTTTCTGTTTTCGTAATGATTCCAAGTTCAAATAATTTATTTGCTCAGGTTAACGTTGTCAAGACTGATTTTTAAATATTACAAGATTCCTTTATTTTTGTCAATATTGAAAACGGCGATCTAAGCATTTTTCTTGTGTGCAATAAAAAAATGACAACTTTGTGACTGCAATATTATATCTCTTATGTCTTTATGCCTGTCATTTTTCTTGGAAGAGTTTTTGGATTATGTTTTTTCAACATAATTTTGATGCCATTTCATTTTTGTAGATACTATAAGATTGTAAGCACAACGGAGAATTATGCTGAAATATTATCGAAGTTACGCGAGGAAGGAATTAGTTTTGAACCTGATAACGGCTCTGAACTACTCCCAATGACCCCAATTGAGGTATGCATCTAATATACTCGAATAAATTAATAATACGTCGGATTATTCTCACATGCAAATTCTCGCTTTTTAAATTATAAAGAGCGATCACGATACGTTTTTTGACCGTATAATTATATACTGTTTAGTTCCGACTTAAGGTATAAAACCAACTTTATGCTTTAAAGTTGAAATATTTACTTTTAGTAGCTATATATTTGTTTATTTCTTCCACAATACAATTGTATTACTACTTAATTGCATTTGTCCTTTTACGATTGGAATCTTGCTTACGTAGAGCATATAGGTAAATTTATCTGTTGCTAAGTGTTAAAGCGCAAATAACTGTTTTGATCATATATCTGTATGTAACAGTTTCTAACAGAATGAATTTATAATATTCTTTTTGTACTATGAAATTACAGGCTGATGATGAGGCTAGAGAGTTAAACAAGGAACTTATGTCAACTTTACTTGATCTTGATGACGTTGATGCTGTTTATACCGATCAGAAATGATTAACTAAGATATATTTTGCAGTTCAGACACTCATCATACTTCATTTGTAGTACAATTTTGTATCAACTTTAACCTCGAGTTCTGAATAAACTAACCGATCTACATTTTGTTCATGTTTAAATGCTTCTCTTAAATCGATTTGTTATATGTTTACAGGGTTCAACGACCGAATCATGCCTGAAAATATTGTTGTAGTCGTTTGTAACACGAACAAACTGTCAAGACTCAAGAACAAACCTATAAACTTACAAAAATAAGATTTAACCATATGCCTAAATGTGTGTTCCTTATTTATCAAAATCATTAGATGCATATGGAATTACAATGAAATCTTAATTTTACAAAACTATGTTTTAAAAAATATGTAAAAACATATTTAGTTACAAACTTTCATCACCAGCATTCATTCTCATTCAAAGTCTAGTTTTTATAATTTATACTAATTTATAACTTAtactgtaatttatatttatatttatattaaacaaGTAACAGATCATCACTAAATACAGACACACAGATGACCCAATACATAAGATTTTCCATAGCAATCCTTACATATAATTCTAATGCTGTTATGAATCTTTATGTCCTAACTCTTTGGAACCCAGCATCCATGAAGTCCATACGGTAGCCCGTATGTAAATTTCGCTCTTGCGATTTCTATAAATGTTGACCCGTCTAAGATCAACGCGTATCCTTCTCCGTTTTTATCACTTACCATAGATATCACAACTCCTGTATGTATAAAACCATCAATATTCATGTAGATCGAAACCGGTGTTTTTATTTATGGAAACATATTGATATAACCAAAAACATACCATCATCTTCCTCTGTTGCACCTGGTCGAGCCACGAAGAACGATTCTGAAGGGACCGCACCTTCATCGTACCAGTTTTTGGCCTTTCCATCCACCaagtatatctatatatacatatacatataccattCACATTAAGTTACAAGTTCAGTAGTTAAAACATGCACATTGAGCATGAAAAGTAGTACCTTGGTTATGGTGTTTGGGAAGTTACAAGGGCGTTGAGCACCACAAGCGTAAGCATATCTATAAGGTTTCCCTAAAAAGCTTGGATTAATGCTACACATATCCATCCCTCTTCCATGTTCATCTGGATTTAGTGCTGCAAACAACTCTCCTTTTTCGCTTCCATCCATCGGTATCCTAAATCTCCCAACCCTACAAATGCAAAAtcgattttttttagaaaaaaaatcacACACTCTGCACGCATTTTTTCCACAAACATATACATATTGTACACCTCTGTATTTGAACCCGTAACCTCATGATCAGAGGGACACTTCGATACTGCTAGGCTGATGGCCCCACTGACAAAAATTGACTAACATAATAATAATCGATAGTTGGGTACATACCTAGCATCCGGTAGGACGTCTTCTCCAGACCACGAACGGAGGTTTTGGAGGCGGAGATTTTCAAGAATGGTGGTATCAGCATAATGCTCACAACAGTCGGCGATCACTCCGGTAATTCTCCCTTCTTCATCTGTCTCTTCGTATGCGTTTATGAAGTGGAATGTCACAAACAAAGGAACTTCGACGCTTGCCACCTATGAAAAAATCAAATGAAACATGTGAAAACTAATTTAAAGTAATAATTTGTTTCTAAATCTTTTAACAATTATTTTTATTGATTATCAAAAGACATGAGATTAAAGGTACTAATGTACTAGTATCATTCTTTTGTGATCAACTCTGATTTTGAGTCTTCACTAGAACTTACGATTTTGCCACTAGCTTTGCACATAACATGCATAAACCCTTTTGATTCAGGATACCATCTAAACTTGTAAAGTGGTGTGGGTTCAGCCTTCAACAAATTCTGTGCACAATATCTCAATGGCATCTCAGGCACAATCACATAATGTTCCGTCATCGGAAACGAGTGGACCCACCCGGGGGACGGCCCACCACGACAATCAACCCTACCAATCACCTTTCTCTCATTCGTCTCCGGTTCCATCCTTACTACCATATAGCCGGGGTTAATTAAATCAGGCAATAAAGTTAAAAATTCATTATCAGTAACTATGGGGTGGGCTGAATGAATCAGCCCACCCCACGAGTCACTGTACTCAAATTTCTCTAAGGTATCCAAATTATCAGGGTTGACCACAATCGACCCTTTAATTGTTTCAGTCAAACAAACAACACGACCATCGGCTAGTTTCACCACACCCGTGTTAGCATTATCAGTCAAAGATGCACCCGAAAATAGATTGGCTATGTCACCGATATAGGCTAGAAAATTGTCATGTTTAGGGACTTCTGAAAATTCACGGTAGCAAAGTTTGTTGCTATTTTTAGCTGCTTTATAGGCTTCTGATTCAATTTGCCTGTGACCCATTTTGAGTTGGCCGTTGTTGAAGTGCAGGCCAACGAGGGTCGCGTAACCGTCAAAAAGGTGACGGAACTTGTAATCTCCAACGTTCCATAAACCTGGTCCGTTTCTTAAGTACGTTCCGTTCTGCATGAAAAAAATTAAGGTGCATGAAGACAATTTACTAATCAAGGCAAGAGTGTCACGACTTCTTTTTGTTCCACAAAATGTACAAAATgcttatttttaattattaattaatattaatactagtagttTATAGCCCGGGAAATGTGGATTTAgaccaataattaataattaatttattaattattaatagtaattaatattaatCTTTAGTGACAAATATAATTAATTAGAAGGGGAAAAATAGCTATTTAGAAGAGATAATCTTGccctaattaaaacaaataatgttTTGATTGGAATATTAATCAATATCAATAGTTGAAATTTAAAATAATGGTTGAAACTGAATCGGTAGTTTAAAAACAGAAAAGAGAGCAATCAGTAATAAGATAAGATTATGATTTTAAATAATCATCTAACAATGGAGTATAATAAAATAAGCTTATCTAATTACCATTTTCTTTTAATATATGAAGTTAGATTAGATAGGAAGATTAAAAGTTAGAATTAGAATTGTTACATAGATAGATTAGATAGTTCGATTAGAAgagcttagattaaattagatatattattattattattattattattattattattattattattattattattattattattattattattattactactactactactattattattattattattattattattattattattattattattattattattattattattattattattattattattattattattattattattattattattattattattattattattattattattattattattattattattattattattattattattattatggttatttgaaCAATAACGTTAATTTTTAAACGAGTTAACGTTAATAACTTTATATATTAACGCAATATTAAGTTTCTCTATATCATTACTCGTTTTAATTATCAGAAAAACTAATAACTAAAATCTTTGTTCTTGTTAAATCGAAAAATCCTATGATTAGCATGCGTTATGTGTATTCCATAGATTATATCATAATTTCATTTTACATAATAACCCCTACACTTTACAATACAATATATGCAGTTATGCACTATATTATCGATTATAGTCTACAATTGAAAGTACTGATatccatatacacatatacatctaTAATATCGAATCATTTTTTTTAATCTTTTATACTCAAGTGTGGACTTATTAGTTTGTTTGACCAGTGACGAATCTATGCTTGAAACTCAATGAGGTCTAATACAGTTTGAGTGATACTTTATAATCgttttcaaaatataacatttacttaAAAAAAATCATTGATTCTAAAAGATATTAGGTCCTATCTATTTAGTAGTgtcttaatattttttttaattttaataataatttataaaaaagTTATAAAATAGTGGGGTCAAAGGACCCCATGGCTCAAGGTAAACTCGCCACTGTAATACGACCCCGATTTCAGTTCAATATATTTGATATCCGATCCTTAATTAAAGTTTACTACATTTGAAGACCAAATTAATAAAGCATTAGATCGTTATACTTTTAAACAAAAGATAAAAGATCGATATGTTGCTTCATTAATACCAGCCATTTGGGTATTTCTCCTTCGACTACGAGTTCGCCTTCCCATCGTTCTTGACGAACGCTAGTCCAAGCCACAAGCTTcttgtgatcatcatcatcatctgacaCTTCTTTTTCAAGTGGAGATATACCCGGCAATTTATTGGTTGCTACGTTCACAATCATGGTTTCAGTTTTCTTTCTAGAAACCATATGGCTCCCAAAGATGGGTGAAACCCTAGTGTCAGCAAATACAGCCTTGCTAAATGGAAAAGTATTAGTGATGGAGATAGAACTTATAGAAGCCATTAATTGTTGAAGAGGTTTGGAGAAGCTAGAGAGAAGTTGTGATTTGATACTGGCTTAATTGGTGTACAAAAGAGTCGGACATGTTGGAGTTTATATAGGGTTTCAAAGCAAACACCGGCCTATAGTAATTTCaacaaatttaataataataataataataataataataataataataataataataataataataataataa
The window above is part of the Rutidosis leptorrhynchoides isolate AG116_Rl617_1_P2 chromosome 1, CSIRO_AGI_Rlap_v1, whole genome shotgun sequence genome. Proteins encoded here:
- the LOC139864565 gene encoding probable transcriptional regulatory protein At2g25830 — encoded protein: MSSSTRVFGAILHRFSTGVTIKSSSSFPIQGVVRLNNDLISSSSNYSSCAKLVTPVEFKSLNSVRNIWTRGPLCMGRRSAKIAGRKGAQDAKKMKLYAKVGKEVVSAVKKGGPSPVSNTALAAILEKAKELDVPKDILERNIKRASDKGQEDYIEKVYEVYGYGGVGIIVEVSTDKINRSVALVRQVVRDCGGKMADPGSILFKFKRARVVNVKAADADKDQLLTIALDAGADDVIEPYMDEDDTDEEKAERYYKIVSTTENYAEILSKLREEGISFEPDNGSELLPMTPIEADDEARELNKELMSTLLDLDDVDAVYTDQK
- the LOC139888605 gene encoding carotenoid cleavage dioxygenase 8 homolog B, chloroplastic-like; protein product: MASISSISITNTFPFSKAVFADTRVSPIFGSHMVSRKKTETMIVNVATNKLPGISPLEKEVSDDDDDHKKLVAWTSVRQERWEGELVVEGEIPKWLNGTYLRNGPGLWNVGDYKFRHLFDGYATLVGLHFNNGQLKMGHRQIESEAYKAAKNSNKLCYREFSEVPKHDNFLAYIGDIANLFSGASLTDNANTGVVKLADGRVVCLTETIKGSIVVNPDNLDTLEKFEYSDSWGGLIHSAHPIVTDNEFLTLLPDLINPGYMVVRMEPETNERKVIGRVDCRGGPSPGWVHSFPMTEHYVIVPEMPLRYCAQNLLKAEPTPLYKFRWYPESKGFMHVMCKASGKIVASVEVPLFVTFHFINAYEETDEEGRITGVIADCCEHYADTTILENLRLQNLRSWSGEDVLPDARVGRFRIPMDGSEKGELFAALNPDEHGRGMDMCSINPSFLGKPYRYAYACGAQRPCNFPNTITKIYLVDGKAKNWYDEGAVPSESFFVARPGATEEDDGVVISMVSDKNGEGYALILDGSTFIEIARAKFTYGLPYGLHGCWVPKS